The window CCGAAGTCGCCATTGGTATGGGCACACCCCGTGAGCCTATCCGTCTGGTCAGCGAACATGCCGCCGACAGCAACGTCCGCGCCGTCGGAGTGACTGACAGCAGCATCGATGTTACCGATGCACTGGCGCAATACGGTGCCCGCCAGGCGCAGCAACAGCAGCATCTGTGCGGCTATATCTTTATGCAGAAGAGCCCAAGCTGTGGCTTGTTTGGTGTCAAACGCTATCTGGCCAATGGTCACCCGGAAGGCAGTGTGCGGGGGATCTACGCCGACGCATTCTGCAAAGCACATCCGTTATTGCCAGTGGAAGAAGCAGGCCGCCTTAATGATGCAGTGCTGCGCGAAAATTTTATGACCCGCGTCTTCGCTTACCACGACTGGCAACAGTTTCAGGCTGCGGGAATTACCCGCAAAGGTCTGATTAATTTCCACTCGCGTTATAAATATCTGGTCATGGCTCACAGCCTGCTGCATTACAAAAGCATGGGCCGGCTGCTGGCCAATTTACGCGATGGCAATCTGCATATGCTGGCGCAGGACTATTTTGTGCAGTTAATGACGGCACTGGCCAAGCCAGCCAGCCGTAAAATGCACACCAATACCCTGATGCATTTACAGGGTTACCTGAAGCAACTGATTTCTGCCAGTGATAAAGCCGAACTCAGTGAGATCATTAACCAGTACCGTCAGGGGATTATTCCGCTGGTCGTGCCGCTGACATTACTTAAGCATCACCTGAACCGCCACGGAGATATCAATAAATACGCCTGCCAGCAGGTGTATCTGAATCCTCATCCTTATGAACTCGGCTTACGGAATGCTTTATGAGCCGCATGGATGAACGCGGTACCTATCCTATCCGGGAATTTGCCCGCCTTACCGGAGTTAATCCGGTAACTTTGCGTGCATGGGAGCGGCGCTACGGCATTATTCGCCCGGAACGTACAGAAAAAGGTCACCGCTTTTACACCGATGAGCATATTCAGCATGTACGCCATATTCTTTACTGGCTCGATCAGGGTTATCCGATCCGTCAGGTAAAGCTGCTGCTGAAAGAAGGTCCGGAACATGCAGAACATAACGACGACTGGTCAAACCAGCAGCAACAGATAATCCGTGCTGCACAACACCTGAATACGCAGCATCTGGATGAATTATGGAATGCCGGGTTTTCCAGCTACCCGCTGGCGGTGTATTACGAACGCTGCCTGTCTCCGGTGCTGCACTTCATGCGCAGCAGTAACACCCCCCATGTTGTTACCCACGCATTTGAACATCTTTTAAAGCGAAAATTCGGAGCCATGCTGCTGCAGCAACAACGTCACAACAGAGGGCCGGTTTTACTGCTTGCCACAAACCATGAGCATGCAGAAATTGAAACCCTTGCCTGTGCCTGCGCCCTCGGTGCTGCAGAATTCCGGGTTGAATATTTTGGCCCGCATCCGACACCTGCCGAACTCGATATGGTGCTGACAATGACTCCGGCTGATAACGTCTGGATTCACTTCCACCCATTAATTCCTGCGCAGCAAAAACAGTGGCAGCAATATCTTGCAGCCTGTCAGCTGCCGCATTTTCTTTCGGGTGCCATGCCTGATACCAGCGTTAACGAAAATCACGCCCAGACATTAATCAGACTGCCAGAGCAGCTGTCGCGTCAGGTAAGACGCTTTATCACCGACAGCGCCTCACGCAGCAGAGTTTACGCAGAAAATAACACCCATAGCGGAGGTTTCCATTGACTCAGTTAGTATGGTTCCGCAGTGATTTACGCACACGGGATAACCCTGCGCTCTGGCATGCCTGCAAGCATATTGAAGAAGGCGTGGTCGGCGTGGTCTTTGTTACCCGTCAGCAATGGCTGCAGCACGGATTGGGGGAGCGGAAAATACAGCTGCTGGAAAATGCGATGCTGGCATTAAAGTCAGAGCTGGCGTCTCTCAATATTCCTTTGCTGATTCTTCCGGCCAACACCTTTGCAGATTGCAATCAGACTCTGCAGCGGCTCATTATTCAGCTCGATATCCGTTCCGTTTCCTTCAATATTGAATACGAAGTAAACGAGCGTCGCCGCGATATAGAATTCGGCCGCTGGTGCCGTGAACAACAGGTTGAACTGTACAAGTTTCATGACCAGTGCGTTGTTCCTCCGGGAGAAGTTCGGACCAAACAGGGTCAGCCCTTTAAAGTTT of the Thalassolituus hydrocarboniclasticus genome contains:
- a CDS encoding MerR family transcriptional regulator is translated as MSRMDERGTYPIREFARLTGVNPVTLRAWERRYGIIRPERTEKGHRFYTDEHIQHVRHILYWLDQGYPIRQVKLLLKEGPEHAEHNDDWSNQQQQIIRAAQHLNTQHLDELWNAGFSSYPLAVYYERCLSPVLHFMRSSNTPHVVTHAFEHLLKRKFGAMLLQQQRHNRGPVLLLATNHEHAEIETLACACALGAAEFRVEYFGPHPTPAELDMVLTMTPADNVWIHFHPLIPAQQKQWQQYLAACQLPHFLSGAMPDTSVNENHAQTLIRLPEQLSRQVRRFITDSASRSRVYAENNTHSGGFH
- a CDS encoding YbgA family protein — protein: MAQQHPVKISDNSTRIPVGISACLMGQAVRFNGSHKRSRFCTDTLSQYFDFVSICPEVAIGMGTPREPIRLVSEHAADSNVRAVGVTDSSIDVTDALAQYGARQAQQQQHLCGYIFMQKSPSCGLFGVKRYLANGHPEGSVRGIYADAFCKAHPLLPVEEAGRLNDAVLRENFMTRVFAYHDWQQFQAAGITRKGLINFHSRYKYLVMAHSLLHYKSMGRLLANLRDGNLHMLAQDYFVQLMTALAKPASRKMHTNTLMHLQGYLKQLISASDKAELSEIINQYRQGIIPLVVPLTLLKHHLNRHGDINKYACQQVYLNPHPYELGLRNAL